One Misgurnus anguillicaudatus chromosome 19, ASM2758022v2, whole genome shotgun sequence genomic region harbors:
- the syt5a gene encoding synaptotagmin Va isoform X2: MRLVSMQHRGRRAAEPEEEPNRAPPPLPPPSHHSHNFINIKNKFFNELGHLPMPMWAVGAIVVVVLALVGCLAFCIYKKCLGGKKKTKKVRERKGGRRRMKQETEGEAGEEQPKEGEGEGDKETELLGKLEYTLDYNFTENQLIVGILQAQDLPAMDLGGTSDPYVKVYMLPDKKKKFETKVQRKNLCPVFNETFIFKIPFNDLAGQTLVLQVFDFDRFGKHDVIGEIKIPMNSVDLAQPIHEWRDLVGGEKEEQEKLGDICISLRYVPTSGKLTVCIMEAKNLKKMDVGGLSDPFVKVVLQHNGKRIKKKKTTVKQNTLNPYFNESFSFEIPFAQIQKVQVLITVYDYDKLGSNDPIGKCWIGFGASGVGLRHWSDMLANPRRPVAQWHTLQPEEEVDAALKAPIR, from the exons ATGCGATTGGTCAGCATGCAGCATAGGGGGCGGAGGGCAGCAGAACCTGAGGAGGAGCCTAATCGTGCTCCACCACCTCTGCCCCCTCCCTCTCATCACTCTCATAACTTCATAAATATAAAGAACAAGTTTTTCAATGAGCTTGGGCATTTACCAA TGCCCATGTGGGCAGTTGGAGCCATAGTTGTGGTTGTGCTTGCCCTGGTTGGCTGCCTTGCTTTCTGCATCTATAAGAAGTGCTTGGGAGGAAAGAAGAAGACAAAGAAAgtaagagagagaaagggagggcGCAGACGGATGAAACAGGAGACAGAAGGTGAAGCAGGCGAG GAGCAGCCTAAAGAAGGGGAGGGCGAGGGTGATAAGGAAACTGAGCTTCTTGGAAAGTTGGAGTACACACTGGACTACAACTTCACTGAAAATCAG CTCATTGTTGGTATCTTACAAGCCCAAGACCTTCCTGCTATGGACTTAGGAGGAACATCTGACCCTTATGTCAAAGTTTACATGCTACCagacaagaaaaaaaagtttgagaCAAAAGTCCAGCGCAAGAACCTTTGCCCTGTTTTCAACGAGACTTTCATTTTCAAG ATCCCCTTTAATGATCTTGCTGGGCAGACTCTGGTCCTGCAGGTGTTTGACTTTGACCGTTTTGGTAAACATGACGTAATTGGAGAGATCAAAATCCCAATGAACAGTGTTGATCTAGCCCAGCCCATACATGAATGGAGAGACCTGGTTGGAGGAGAAAAAGAAGAA CAAGAAAAACTGGGTGACATCTGTATCTCCCTGCGCTATGTGCCCACTTCAGGAAAGCTTACTGTCTGTATCATGGAAGCCAAGAACCTAAAAAAGATGGATGTTGGTGGTTTATCAG ATCCTTTTGTGAAAGTGGTGTTACAACACAATGGAAAGCGCattaagaagaagaagacaacAGTTAAGCAGAACACACTGAACCCTTATTTCAACGAGAGCTTTAGCTTTGAAATCCCCTTTGCTCAGATACAG AAAGTCCAGGTGCTGATCACAGTCTATGACTACGACAAACTGGGCAGCAATGATCCAATCGGGAAGTGCTGGATCGGGTTTGGTGCAAGTGGCGTGGGTCTGCGCCATTGGTCAGACATGCTGGCCAATCCCAGACGGCCTGTGGCACAGTGGCACACACTTCAGCCTGAAGAAGAAGTCGATGCTGCCCTTAAGGCACCTATCcgctaa
- the syt5a gene encoding synaptotagmin Va isoform X1, with translation MRLVSMQHRGRRAAEPEEEPNRAPPPLPPPSHHSHNFINIKNKFFNELGHLPNHKIKMPMWAVGAIVVVVLALVGCLAFCIYKKCLGGKKKTKKVRERKGGRRRMKQETEGEAGEEQPKEGEGEGDKETELLGKLEYTLDYNFTENQLIVGILQAQDLPAMDLGGTSDPYVKVYMLPDKKKKFETKVQRKNLCPVFNETFIFKIPFNDLAGQTLVLQVFDFDRFGKHDVIGEIKIPMNSVDLAQPIHEWRDLVGGEKEEQEKLGDICISLRYVPTSGKLTVCIMEAKNLKKMDVGGLSDPFVKVVLQHNGKRIKKKKTTVKQNTLNPYFNESFSFEIPFAQIQKVQVLITVYDYDKLGSNDPIGKCWIGFGASGVGLRHWSDMLANPRRPVAQWHTLQPEEEVDAALKAPIR, from the exons ATGCGATTGGTCAGCATGCAGCATAGGGGGCGGAGGGCAGCAGAACCTGAGGAGGAGCCTAATCGTGCTCCACCACCTCTGCCCCCTCCCTCTCATCACTCTCATAACTTCATAAATATAAAGAACAAGTTTTTCAATGAGCTTGGGCATTTACCAA ACCACAAGATCAAAA TGCCCATGTGGGCAGTTGGAGCCATAGTTGTGGTTGTGCTTGCCCTGGTTGGCTGCCTTGCTTTCTGCATCTATAAGAAGTGCTTGGGAGGAAAGAAGAAGACAAAGAAAgtaagagagagaaagggagggcGCAGACGGATGAAACAGGAGACAGAAGGTGAAGCAGGCGAG GAGCAGCCTAAAGAAGGGGAGGGCGAGGGTGATAAGGAAACTGAGCTTCTTGGAAAGTTGGAGTACACACTGGACTACAACTTCACTGAAAATCAG CTCATTGTTGGTATCTTACAAGCCCAAGACCTTCCTGCTATGGACTTAGGAGGAACATCTGACCCTTATGTCAAAGTTTACATGCTACCagacaagaaaaaaaagtttgagaCAAAAGTCCAGCGCAAGAACCTTTGCCCTGTTTTCAACGAGACTTTCATTTTCAAG ATCCCCTTTAATGATCTTGCTGGGCAGACTCTGGTCCTGCAGGTGTTTGACTTTGACCGTTTTGGTAAACATGACGTAATTGGAGAGATCAAAATCCCAATGAACAGTGTTGATCTAGCCCAGCCCATACATGAATGGAGAGACCTGGTTGGAGGAGAAAAAGAAGAA CAAGAAAAACTGGGTGACATCTGTATCTCCCTGCGCTATGTGCCCACTTCAGGAAAGCTTACTGTCTGTATCATGGAAGCCAAGAACCTAAAAAAGATGGATGTTGGTGGTTTATCAG ATCCTTTTGTGAAAGTGGTGTTACAACACAATGGAAAGCGCattaagaagaagaagacaacAGTTAAGCAGAACACACTGAACCCTTATTTCAACGAGAGCTTTAGCTTTGAAATCCCCTTTGCTCAGATACAG AAAGTCCAGGTGCTGATCACAGTCTATGACTACGACAAACTGGGCAGCAATGATCCAATCGGGAAGTGCTGGATCGGGTTTGGTGCAAGTGGCGTGGGTCTGCGCCATTGGTCAGACATGCTGGCCAATCCCAGACGGCCTGTGGCACAGTGGCACACACTTCAGCCTGAAGAAGAAGTCGATGCTGCCCTTAAGGCACCTATCcgctaa
- the LOC129436066 gene encoding ferritin, middle subunit isoform X3: MDSQIRQNYDRDCEALINKMVNLELYASYTYTSMAHYFKRDDVALCGFAKFFKESSEEEREHADKLLEFQNKRGGRILLQDIGKPDRDVWDNGLTAMQCALQLEKNVNQALLDLHKVATEKKDPHLCDFLETHYLDEHVETIKKLGDHITNLSKMDAGNNRLAEYLFDKETLEEKS; this comes from the exons ATGGATTCTCAAATTCGTCAGAACTACGACCGTGACTGTGAGGCTTTGATCAACAAGATGGTGAATTTGGAGCTATATGCTTCCTACACTTACACCTCTATG GCTCATTACTTTAAACGGGATGATGTTGCCCTTTGTGGTTTTGCCAAGTTCTTCAAGGAGAGCAGTGAGGAGGAGCGCGAGCATGCTGATAAACTCTTGGAGTTTCAGAACAAGAGGGGTGGACGCATTCTTCTACAGGACATTGGG AAGCCTGATCGTGATGTGTGGGACAATGGATTGACTGCTATGCAGTGTGCTCTGCAGCTGGAGAAAAACGTTAACCAGGCTCTGCTTGATCTCCATAAAGTTGCTACTGAGAAGAAAGATCCTCAT CTGTGCGACTTCCTGGAGACTCATTACTTGGATGAGCATGTTGAGACCATCAAGAAGCTTGGTGACCACATCACCAATCTTTCCAAGATGGATGCTGGCAACAACAGGCTGGCGGAGTACCTGTTTGACAAGGAGACCCTGGAAGAAAAGAGCTAA
- the LOC129436066 gene encoding ferritin, middle subunit isoform X1 yields MQTSQIRQNYDRDCEDLINKMMNLELHASYTYTSMAHYFKRDDVALSGFAKFFKENSEEEREHAEKLMSYQNKRGGRIVLQDIKKPERDAWGNGLIAMQCALQLEKNVNQALLDLHKVATEKKDPHLCDFLETHYLDEHVETIKKLGDHITNLSKMDAGNNRLAEYLFDKETLEEKS; encoded by the exons ATGCAGACGTCTCAGATTCGCCAGAACTACGACCGCGACTGCGAGGACTTGATTAACAAAATGATGAACTTGGAGCTTCACGCTTCCTACACTTACACCTCTATG GCTCATTACTTCAAACGGGATGATGTCGCCCTTTCTGGTTTTGCTAAGTTCTTCAAGGAGAACAGTGAAGAGGAGCGCGAGCATGCTGAGAAACTAATGTCATACCAGAACAAAAGGGGTGGACGCATTGTCCTTCAGGACATAAAG AAGCCTGAGCGTGATGCATGGGGCAATGGGCTTATTGCTATGCAGTGTGCTCTGCAGCTGGAGAAGAACGTCAACCAGGCTCTGCTGGATCTCCATAAAGTTGCTACTGAGAAGAAAGATCCTCATCTG TGCGACTTCCTGGAGACTCATTACTTGGATGAGCATGTTGAGACCATCAAGAAGCTTGGTGACCACATCACCAATCTTTCCAAGATGGATGCTGGCAACAACAGGCTGGCGGAGTACCTGTTTGACAAGGAGACCCTGGAAGAAAAGAGCTAA
- the LOC141351074 gene encoding ferritin, middle subunit-like: MDSQIRQNYDRDCEALINKMVNSELYASYTYTSMAHYFKRDDVALCGFAKFFEESSEEEREHAEKFMEFQNKRGGRIVLQDIRKPDRDVWDNGLTAMQCALQLEKNGNQTVLDLHKVASKKGDPHLCDFLETHYLNEHVKAMKKLGDYITNLSKMDSGNNRMTEYLFDKHTLDGGSQIQP, from the exons ATGGATTCTCAGATTCGTCAGAACTACGACCGTGACTGTGAGGCTTTGATCAATAAGATGGTGAATTCGGAGCTATATGCTTCCTACACTTACACCTCAATG GCTCATTACTTTAAACGGGATGATGTCGCCCTTTGTGGTTTTGCCAAGTTCTTCGAGGAGAGCAGTGAAGAGGAGCGCGAGCATGCCGAAAAATTCATGGAGTTTCAGAACAAGAGGGGTGGACGCATTGTTCTACAGGACATTCGG AAGCCTGATCGTGATGTGTGGGACAATGGACTGACTGCTATGCAGTGTGCTCTGCAGCTGGAGAAGAATGGCAACCAGACTGTGCTCGATCTCCATAAAGTTGCTTCTAAGAAGGGCGATCCTCAT CTGTGTGACTTTCTGGAGACGCATTACCTGAATGAGCATGTTAAGGCTATGAAGAAGCTTGGTGACTACATCACCAACCTTTCCAAGATGGATTCTGGTAACAACAGGATGACAGAGTACCTGTTTGACAAGCACACCCTGGATGGAGGGAGCCAAATACAGCCCTAA
- the LOC129436069 gene encoding ferritin, middle subunit-like, with amino-acid sequence MDSQIRQNYDRDCEALINKMVNLELYASYTYTSMAHYFKRDDVALCGFAKFFKKESEEEREHAEKFMEFQNKRGGRILLQDIRKPDRDVWDNGLTAMQCALQLEKNVNQALLDLHKVASQKGDPHLCDFLETHYLNEQVEAIKKLGDYITNLSKMDAGNNRMAEYLFDKHTLDGQS; translated from the exons ATGGATTCTCAAATTCGTCAGAACTACGACCGTGACTGTGAGGCTTTGATCAACAAGATGGTGAATTTGGAGCTATATGCTTCCTACACTTACACCTCTATG GCTCATTACTTCAAACGGGATGATGTCGCCCTTTGTGGTTTTGCCAAGTTCTTCAAGAAGGAGAGCGAGGAGGAGCGCGAGCATGCCGAAAAATTCATGGAGTTTCAGAACAAGAGGGGTGGACGCATTCTTCTACAGGACATTCGG AAGCCTGATCGTGATGTGTGGGACAATGGACTGACTGCTATGCAGTGTGCTCTGCAGCTGGAGAAAAACGTTAACCAGGCTCTGCTCGATCTACATAAAGTTGCTTCTCAGAAGGGCGATCCTCAT CTGTGTGACTTCCTGGAGACTCATTATCTGAATGAGCAGGTTGAGGCTATCAAGAAGCTTGGTGACTACATCACCAACCTTTCTAAGATGGATGCTGGCAACAACAGGATGGCCGAGTACCTGTTTGACAAGCACACCCTGGATGGACAGAGCTAA
- the LOC129436066 gene encoding ferritin, middle subunit isoform X2, protein MDSQIRQNYDRDCEALINKMVNLELYASYTYTSMAHYFKRDDVALCGFAKFFKESSEEEREHADKLLEFQNKRGGRILLQDIGKPDRDVWDNGLTAMQCALQLEKNVNQALLDLHKVATEKKDPHLCDFLETHYLNEQVEAIKKLGDHITNLSKMDAGNNRMAEYLFDKHTLDGQS, encoded by the exons ATGGATTCTCAAATTCGTCAGAACTACGACCGTGACTGTGAGGCTTTGATCAACAAGATGGTGAATTTGGAGCTATATGCTTCCTACACTTACACCTCTATG GCTCATTACTTTAAACGGGATGATGTTGCCCTTTGTGGTTTTGCCAAGTTCTTCAAGGAGAGCAGTGAGGAGGAGCGCGAGCATGCTGATAAACTCTTGGAGTTTCAGAACAAGAGGGGTGGACGCATTCTTCTACAGGACATTGGG AAGCCTGATCGTGATGTGTGGGACAATGGATTGACTGCTATGCAGTGTGCTCTGCAGCTGGAGAAAAACGTTAACCAGGCTCTGCTTGATCTCCATAAAGTTGCTACTGAGAAGAAAGATCCTCAT CTTTGTGACTTCCTGGAGACTCATTACCTGAATGAGCAGGTTGAGGCTATCAAGAAGCTTGGTGACCACATTACCAACCTTTCCAAGATGGATGCTGGCAACAACAGGATGGCCGAGTACCTGTTTGACAAGCACACCCTGGATGGACAGAGCTAA
- the LOC129436072 gene encoding ferritin, middle subunit, with translation MDSQIRQNYDRDCEALINKMVNLELYACYTYTSMAHYFKRDDVALPGFAKFFKKESEEEREHAEKFMEFQNKRGGRILLQDIRKPDRDVWDNGLTAMQCALQLEKTVNQTLLDLHKVASQKGDPHLCDFLETHYLNEQVEAIKKLGDYITNLSKMDAGNNRMAEYLFDKHTLDGQS, from the exons ATGGATTCTCAAATTCGTCAGAACTACGACCGCGACTGTGAGGCTTTGATCAACAAGATGGTGAATTTGGAGCTATATGCTTGCTACACTTACACCTCTATG GCTCATTACTTCAAACGGGATGATGTCGCCCTTCCTGGTTTTGCCAAGTTCTTCAAGAAGGAGAGTGAGGAGGAGCGCGAGCATGCCGAAAAATTCATGGAGTTTCAGAACAAGAGGGGTGGACGCATTCTTCTACAGGACATTCGG AAGCCTGATCGTGATGTGTGGGACAATGGACTGACTGCTATGCAGTGTGCTCTGCAGTTGGAGAAGACTGTCAACCAGACTCTGCTCGATCTCCATAAAGTTGCTTCTCAGAAGGGCGATCCTCAT CTGTGTGACTTCCTGGAGACTCATTATCTGAATGAGCAGGTTGAGGCTATCAAGAAGCTTGGTGACTACATCACCAACCTTTCCAAGATGGATGCTGGCAACAACAGGATGGCCGAGTACCTGTTTGACAAGCACACCCTGGATGGACAGAGCTAA